From a region of the Mytilus galloprovincialis chromosome 3, xbMytGall1.hap1.1, whole genome shotgun sequence genome:
- the LOC143069641 gene encoding F-box only protein 48-like isoform X2: protein MCDSLTTIDELPNEILLVIFSYCNVDSLNNSSLVCKRWNIVIGQSDILWKELCSSLHETRRLIQVDRELGRSWQETFKMNYKTNETKKKWKKGDFSNPKNYQELAPKPVCKMDDESWGEIFQMELDRC from the exons ATGTGTGACAGTCTAACTACAATAGATGAGCTACCAAATGAAATTCTTCTTGTGATATTTAGCTACTGTAATGTTGATTCATTGAACAATTCTTCATTGGTTTGTAAGAGATGGAATATTGTGATTGGTCAATCAGATATTTTATGGAAGGAGCTATGTTCTTCATTACATGAAACCAGGAGGCTGATACAAGTAGACAGGGAGCTTGGTAGATCTTGGCag gaaacaTTTAAGATGAATTACAAAACTAATGAAACAAAGAAGAAATGGAAGAAAGGAGATTTTAGTAATCCAAAAAATTACCAAGAACTGGCACCAAAACCAGTTTGTAAAATGGACGATGAGAGCTGGGGCGAAATATTCCAGATGGAACTGGATCGTTGTTGA
- the LOC143069641 gene encoding F-box only protein 48-like isoform X1 translates to MTNNGIQMCDSLTTIDELPNEILLVIFSYCNVDSLNNSSLVCKRWNIVIGQSDILWKELCSSLHETRRLIQVDRELGRSWQETFKMNYKTNETKKKWKKGDFSNPKNYQELAPKPVCKMDDESWGEIFQMELDRC, encoded by the exons ATGACGAATAATG GTATACAAATGTGTGACAGTCTAACTACAATAGATGAGCTACCAAATGAAATTCTTCTTGTGATATTTAGCTACTGTAATGTTGATTCATTGAACAATTCTTCATTGGTTTGTAAGAGATGGAATATTGTGATTGGTCAATCAGATATTTTATGGAAGGAGCTATGTTCTTCATTACATGAAACCAGGAGGCTGATACAAGTAGACAGGGAGCTTGGTAGATCTTGGCag gaaacaTTTAAGATGAATTACAAAACTAATGAAACAAAGAAGAAATGGAAGAAAGGAGATTTTAGTAATCCAAAAAATTACCAAGAACTGGCACCAAAACCAGTTTGTAAAATGGACGATGAGAGCTGGGGCGAAATATTCCAGATGGAACTGGATCGTTGTTGA